In the genome of Paenibacillus sp. FSL R5-0766, one region contains:
- a CDS encoding FAD-dependent oxidoreductase, which translates to MNKQKIVIIGAGIVGACMAYHLAKRNQDVTVIERHSAAAREVTEKSFAWIHTTHRVAPEYWHLYDAAVEEYHTLQQELSELNILWHGALTWDTPPLREQHFQKLNREQLEALEPNLKEYPDEAMFVSEEGAVDPIAVTELLLSKAQEYGAKIQFDTNVTQLKQEGSRLVGVHTSKGFVESDVVVLAAGTGTPELCNPLGCHVPVTSSPSILIRMKTANKLIHTLISNAQFEARQLTDYTLLAAEDYIDESEENGPQAVGKRAYDTLRRSLKHGNQLELESIKVGWRPMPEDGYPIVGFHDHIDGLYLTVMHSAITLAPLIAHLAASEIIDGKSRNELDPCRLSRF; encoded by the coding sequence TTGAATAAACAAAAAATTGTGATTATTGGTGCAGGGATTGTTGGGGCGTGTATGGCCTATCATCTAGCCAAACGAAATCAAGATGTAACTGTTATTGAACGGCACTCAGCCGCGGCGCGTGAAGTCACGGAAAAATCATTTGCCTGGATACATACGACGCATAGAGTGGCTCCTGAATACTGGCATTTGTACGATGCAGCTGTGGAAGAATATCACACACTTCAGCAAGAGTTGTCCGAACTGAACATTCTTTGGCATGGCGCGCTAACTTGGGACACTCCGCCTCTAAGGGAGCAACACTTTCAAAAATTAAACCGGGAGCAGCTTGAGGCATTGGAGCCCAATCTGAAGGAATATCCGGATGAAGCCATGTTTGTCAGCGAAGAAGGTGCGGTGGACCCTATAGCGGTAACGGAGCTGTTGTTGAGCAAAGCGCAAGAGTACGGAGCAAAGATTCAGTTCGACACCAACGTTACACAGCTGAAGCAAGAGGGCTCCCGTTTGGTTGGTGTTCATACATCCAAGGGTTTTGTGGAGTCGGATGTTGTGGTATTGGCCGCAGGAACAGGTACACCCGAACTTTGTAACCCGTTAGGTTGTCACGTGCCGGTAACTTCGTCACCTTCGATTCTAATTCGGATGAAAACTGCGAATAAACTGATACACACATTAATCTCCAATGCGCAATTTGAAGCGCGTCAACTGACAGATTATACGCTGCTGGCTGCGGAAGATTATATCGACGAGTCGGAGGAAAACGGACCACAGGCGGTCGGTAAGCGAGCTTACGACACATTGCGTCGCAGTCTCAAGCACGGAAATCAACTGGAACTGGAGAGCATAAAAGTTGGATGGAGACCCATGCCTGAAGACGGTTATCCGATTGTGGGCTTCCATGATCACATTGATGGACTTTATCTGACGGTAATGCATTCTGCAATTACACTGGCGCCGCTGATTGCGCATTTGGCTGCAAGTGAAATTATTGATGGCAAATCAAGAAATGAATTAGACCCTTGTCGCCTCTCCCGGTTTTAG
- a CDS encoding YkyA family protein has product MLTSKKVALAAVSVLLILLVSGCGDPQEPAANQVNQLVLSGQEIDQSLKTLTSHEQEDMKLYKSILDKGKNTNSDLEALLDQAAGHIHERRTLLKQAEEAMKQTNEKTVALRSSLKELSFEKEKTLAQAEKVLDQYEARARALENFVASYQLSLNADEQLYDLMRESAEPNLVKIKRAIRVRNSEYAKLAEFRKQFNLQTKAFNGANAKLVQMDQAG; this is encoded by the coding sequence GTGCTAACGAGTAAAAAAGTGGCGCTTGCGGCAGTTAGTGTATTGCTAATTCTGCTGGTGAGTGGTTGTGGAGATCCGCAGGAGCCTGCGGCAAATCAGGTAAACCAATTGGTGCTCAGTGGTCAGGAGATCGATCAGAGTTTGAAGACGCTGACCAGTCATGAGCAGGAAGATATGAAGTTATACAAGTCTATTTTGGACAAAGGCAAGAACACAAACAGTGATCTCGAAGCACTGCTGGATCAGGCAGCAGGTCATATTCATGAACGAAGAACGTTGTTGAAACAGGCGGAAGAGGCCATGAAACAGACCAACGAGAAGACGGTGGCCCTGCGCAGTTCATTGAAAGAACTATCATTTGAAAAAGAAAAAACATTGGCACAGGCTGAAAAGGTGCTGGATCAATATGAAGCAAGAGCACGTGCATTGGAAAATTTTGTTGCCTCGTATCAGTTGAGTCTGAATGCCGATGAGCAGTTGTATGATCTGATGAGAGAAAGTGCAGAACCTAATCTGGTTAAGATTAAACGAGCCATCCGGGTGCGGAATAGCGAATATGCGAAGCTTGCTGAATTCCGAAAGCAATTTAACCTCCAGACCAAAGCATTTAACGGAGCCAATGCCAAACTGGTACAGATGGATCAAGCCGGTTAG
- a CDS encoding polysaccharide deacetylase family protein, which yields MRVQQERAGERGSIPPSTSRTKTHKRRKIRYGRVSIALMLLVLFVTGITYVFLGMTHWIKSVVAPPPITVIEQPAKLGMIQVTPDAKEEPARFQGQVRKLAYITFDDGPTEYTEQLLDILKQHEAKATFFMIGRQLNQHPEAVKRLLKEGSYPGLHSMTHNYKKLYKSGSSANFVKEFKKEQKMVQDLIGFTPHLIRAPYGSSPQIGEKFRGDIAAAGFKLWDWTTDSLDWNLPGQPDKIVARVSKSVHRDKEVILMHEREQTVQALPRILKLLEDRGYEFEVYDPDAHWVANFSGDSRL from the coding sequence GTGAGAGTTCAACAAGAGAGAGCGGGAGAACGTGGCAGTATTCCGCCTAGCACAAGTCGCACGAAAACACATAAACGAAGAAAAATCCGGTATGGAAGGGTAAGCATAGCTCTAATGCTCCTGGTACTGTTCGTTACCGGTATTACATATGTATTCCTTGGCATGACGCATTGGATCAAAAGCGTTGTGGCGCCGCCTCCGATTACTGTAATAGAACAGCCCGCCAAGCTTGGCATGATACAAGTTACTCCGGATGCGAAGGAGGAGCCGGCCCGGTTCCAGGGCCAGGTTCGCAAATTGGCATACATAACGTTTGATGATGGGCCAACTGAATATACGGAACAACTGCTGGATATTTTGAAGCAGCATGAGGCAAAAGCTACCTTTTTCATGATCGGACGTCAATTGAATCAGCATCCAGAAGCAGTGAAACGGCTGTTGAAGGAAGGCAGTTATCCTGGACTCCACAGCATGACGCATAACTATAAAAAGCTGTATAAGAGTGGCAGCTCTGCGAACTTTGTGAAAGAGTTCAAGAAAGAGCAGAAGATGGTGCAGGACCTGATTGGTTTTACACCTCATCTGATTCGTGCACCTTATGGCAGCAGTCCACAGATCGGTGAAAAGTTCAGAGGGGACATTGCTGCGGCCGGGTTCAAACTGTGGGACTGGACGACAGATTCACTCGATTGGAATCTTCCCGGTCAGCCTGACAAGATTGTGGCCCGCGTGAGCAAAAGTGTACATCGGGATAAGGAAGTGATTCTGATGCACGAGCGGGAGCAGACCGTTCAGGCTTTACCGCGTATTCTGAAGCTACTCGAGGATCGGGGTTACGAGTTCGAAGTATACGATCCGGATGCACACTGGGTAGCCAATTTTAGCGGGGATAGCCGTTTGTAA
- a CDS encoding phosphotransferase, translating into MMSNSHLTRDELQDYVHNVFGASYLITQIARIHGGAQKVIYKIDCTNGFTCMLYVWDISSNYFQEEILSEPTFHSSYGSELFSLNTRFLAQHGIRTPILYDLNNDRDQHSYDFALVEYVDGQKAEAYFQHKNHKDRDELFQRIRDMLSNMHNIQRNVYESANDNRKKAGPCYQVQRLAAQTALSYASKHMTDIRKNNERLLEKIYELEAAIQPRDLYSFIHGELGPDHIWIDHAMQPCLIDIEGAGFFDLDPERMTFYRFCHHLSLISGGLKLLHRQFPDQQFARSLAEYHARCAVQMLS; encoded by the coding sequence ATGATGTCCAACAGCCATCTTACTCGTGATGAATTACAGGATTATGTGCACAATGTATTTGGAGCCAGTTACCTCATAACGCAGATCGCAAGAATACATGGAGGCGCACAAAAAGTCATTTACAAAATTGATTGCACAAATGGTTTCACTTGTATGTTGTACGTTTGGGATATTTCCAGCAACTATTTTCAGGAAGAGATCTTGAGTGAACCCACTTTTCACAGTTCCTATGGCAGCGAACTTTTCTCTTTGAATACTCGCTTTCTCGCTCAACATGGAATTCGAACACCAATCTTGTATGATCTAAATAACGATAGAGACCAGCACTCTTATGATTTTGCTCTTGTTGAGTATGTGGATGGACAGAAAGCCGAAGCCTATTTCCAGCATAAAAATCACAAAGATCGGGATGAGTTGTTTCAACGGATCAGGGATATGTTGTCTAATATGCATAACATCCAAAGAAACGTTTATGAAAGCGCCAACGATAACAGAAAAAAGGCTGGGCCTTGCTACCAAGTTCAGCGGTTGGCTGCCCAAACAGCCTTATCCTATGCATCCAAACACATGACAGATATCAGGAAAAATAACGAAAGGCTGCTTGAGAAAATTTACGAGTTGGAAGCAGCCATTCAACCCAGAGATCTCTATAGTTTCATTCATGGAGAGTTAGGTCCGGATCATATATGGATAGATCATGCTATGCAACCATGCCTTATTGATATTGAGGGCGCAGGATTCTTCGATCTCGACCCGGAGCGGATGACATTTTATCGATTTTGCCATCATTTGTCCTTGATATCAGGAGGACTGAAACTGCTTCACAGACAATTCCCCGATCAGCAATTTGCTAGGAGTCTCGCAGAGTATCATGCCAGATGTGCAGTTCAGATGCTTTCATGA
- a CDS encoding CPBP family intramembrane glutamic endopeptidase translates to MNQQFKVMLPAWGKAIGLLCMIIIFAAVLWLVWTGNLNIRYTADREEVIPIWHSMLPAFLGIFLIRMIPYKSQNHRCFQQMDKKNLVVQSIVLLLSGVLFTVSLISIDQQGLHFQLYYLAFKLTTLLFIPLILLLIYRKMTARQLDIISAKPRSRGHVIAPMIVIVVWSYLKFYSPIAQPEGAIVSTDMTELLLLVLIGFMINSVLEEVFYRVWLQTRLEALLGRWPAILLVSILWSIWHVAIQGNGQWDIDVATVIANHGVTGLFLGYLWARYRKIWVIILAHGLMNASPHFLLQILFH, encoded by the coding sequence ATGAATCAGCAATTCAAAGTAATGCTTCCAGCATGGGGAAAGGCAATCGGCTTATTATGCATGATTATTATATTTGCTGCTGTACTGTGGTTAGTGTGGACCGGAAACTTGAATATAAGGTACACAGCTGATCGTGAGGAAGTGATTCCAATATGGCATAGTATGTTGCCGGCATTCCTTGGCATCTTTCTAATCCGTATGATTCCTTATAAAAGTCAAAATCACCGGTGTTTCCAACAAATGGATAAAAAGAACTTGGTCGTTCAATCGATTGTATTATTACTGTCAGGCGTTTTATTTACGGTTTCTCTGATATCGATAGACCAGCAAGGATTACATTTCCAGCTATATTATTTGGCGTTCAAATTGACAACACTATTGTTCATTCCGTTGATTTTATTGCTGATTTATCGCAAAATGACTGCCAGGCAACTAGACATTATTTCGGCAAAGCCTCGCTCTCGCGGACACGTCATTGCACCAATGATCGTTATTGTGGTCTGGAGTTATCTAAAGTTCTATTCCCCAATTGCACAACCAGAAGGAGCAATCGTATCAACCGATATGACAGAATTACTACTCTTGGTGTTGATTGGTTTTATGATCAATAGCGTATTGGAGGAAGTTTTTTATCGGGTATGGCTGCAAACCCGATTGGAGGCATTGCTTGGAAGATGGCCCGCCATACTACTAGTTTCAATACTATGGTCCATTTGGCATGTCGCCATTCAAGGAAATGGTCAGTGGGATATTGATGTGGCAACAGTGATCGCAAATCATGGGGTTACGGGTCTGTTTCTTGGTTATTTATGGGCCCGCTATCGTAAAATATGGGTGATTATCTTGGCTCATGGACTCATGAATGCTTCCCCTCATTTTCTTTTGCAGATCCTGTTTCATTGA
- a CDS encoding DUF1629 domain-containing protein has translation MNYYFLESQYPRRGFISGGTTFTPELDMNYLAIENPLPEGTTAEVELLPTVRNLNVDYFETITGTRHVSDRFKTLLEETKTNTQFIPTTVCYHDGRSVEKTYWTAHQLDRLDVFDYERSEYGRKAVIAASVQQPPRKIVKVVSQICLHEERIGNHEFFMLDYINIFKPIVSKDFYEVCRKHKLNLNVTEVGNVSS, from the coding sequence TTGAACTATTATTTTCTGGAATCTCAATATCCACGTAGAGGTTTTATTAGTGGTGGAACAACCTTCACTCCCGAATTAGATATGAATTATTTGGCGATAGAGAATCCGTTACCAGAGGGGACAACAGCTGAGGTTGAGTTACTGCCTACGGTGCGCAACCTGAACGTAGATTATTTTGAGACGATCACAGGAACGAGACACGTATCAGATCGTTTTAAAACGCTGTTGGAGGAAACGAAAACAAACACACAGTTTATTCCGACAACGGTCTGTTACCACGACGGTCGTTCGGTTGAAAAAACCTACTGGACTGCACATCAGCTTGATCGTTTGGATGTTTTTGATTATGAACGTTCGGAGTATGGGCGCAAAGCGGTCATTGCTGCATCTGTACAACAGCCTCCACGTAAGATCGTCAAAGTTGTATCTCAAATCTGCCTTCATGAAGAGCGAATTGGCAATCATGAATTTTTTATGCTGGATTATATCAATATCTTCAAACCCATTGTTTCAAAAGATTTTTACGAAGTATGCCGAAAACATAAGCTAAACCTGAACGTGACAGAAGTCGGAAATGTAAGCAGCTAA
- a CDS encoding ankyrin repeat domain-containing protein gives MSVIQAIHTGDIPTLEQLLAENPGLAKIRILERKPDNVDADSSISRTLLHVVTDWPGHFPNGADTVRVLTKFGAEVNAPFVGPNIETPLHWAASSNDVQVLDALLDAGADIETPGAVIAGGTPLDDAIAFAQWDAARRLVERGAIFALWHAAALGDIHAIQEHFKGAQLPRRYPWGTSTSPSPPDAVTVAFWCACHGGQRETAEYLLEQGAELNWIASWDGMTPLDTAKRNFSAELIPWLESHGAKSASEIHK, from the coding sequence GTGAGCGTTATTCAAGCCATTCACACTGGAGATATTCCAACGTTAGAGCAGCTGCTGGCAGAGAATCCGGGATTGGCAAAGATAAGAATATTGGAAAGAAAGCCTGACAACGTAGATGCAGACTCCAGTATCTCACGAACGCTGCTGCACGTGGTGACGGATTGGCCGGGGCATTTCCCTAATGGAGCGGATACCGTGCGAGTATTGACCAAGTTTGGTGCGGAAGTGAACGCTCCTTTTGTCGGTCCAAACATAGAAACACCTTTGCATTGGGCTGCAAGCTCCAATGATGTTCAAGTGCTTGATGCCCTTCTTGATGCTGGTGCAGACATTGAAACGCCTGGCGCGGTGATCGCCGGTGGCACGCCGCTGGATGATGCTATTGCTTTTGCACAATGGGATGCAGCACGGCGCTTGGTTGAGCGCGGCGCGATCTTTGCCCTTTGGCATGCGGCCGCCCTTGGAGATATTCACGCTATACAAGAACATTTTAAAGGGGCCCAACTCCCGAGACGTTATCCTTGGGGAACAAGCACCTCCCCTTCTCCTCCCGATGCAGTAACCGTTGCCTTCTGGTGTGCTTGCCATGGAGGTCAAAGAGAAACAGCAGAGTACCTTCTTGAACAAGGCGCCGAACTGAACTGGATAGCCAGCTGGGATGGAATGACTCCACTGGACACAGCAAAACGTAATTTTTCTGCTGAACTGATCCCGTGGCTTGAGAGTCATGGTGCCAAATCCGCTAGCGAGATTCACAAGTAG
- a CDS encoding DMT family transporter, with protein MTSLNRAGRSIYLLFIVGIIAISFSSIFVRWSTADVAVIAMYRLFLTNLLMLPFVWKYRHEMTRLRIRQWGLLLASGVMLALHFLLWMGSLRLTSVASSTVILALEPILILAGSVWLFKAKINRMMIIGMGIALLGSIVIGAGDFQLAGTALQGDILSLLGTIAVAVHMLLGQFLRAGLSAFSYNFWVFFVAACTLAVYNLIMGHPFGGYAASEWGIFLLLAIVPTIFGHYLFNWLLQYMNATTVSMGVLGEPVFSSLLAWMLLGESLSALQMSAGVVIIFGVWIFIRYGKTKPQPIPADAPIAGKGPVEPTTV; from the coding sequence ATGACAAGCTTGAACCGTGCCGGCAGATCCATCTATCTGTTATTCATTGTCGGCATTATCGCCATTTCTTTTTCTTCGATCTTTGTACGCTGGTCTACCGCAGATGTTGCGGTCATTGCCATGTACCGTCTATTTCTGACCAATCTGCTAATGCTGCCTTTTGTCTGGAAATACAGACATGAGATGACGCGTCTACGCATACGGCAGTGGGGCTTGCTGCTTGCATCCGGTGTGATGCTGGCCCTTCATTTCCTGCTCTGGATGGGTTCGCTACGGCTCACCAGTGTTGCCAGTTCCACAGTTATTCTCGCGCTGGAGCCTATACTGATTCTTGCCGGTTCGGTATGGCTGTTCAAAGCCAAAATTAACCGCATGATGATCATCGGCATGGGCATCGCCCTGCTTGGATCAATCGTCATTGGCGCAGGAGATTTCCAGTTGGCAGGTACTGCTCTGCAAGGTGATATCCTGTCTTTACTTGGCACAATTGCAGTTGCTGTCCATATGCTGCTGGGTCAATTTTTGCGAGCGGGACTTAGTGCATTTTCGTATAACTTCTGGGTGTTCTTCGTGGCTGCCTGCACGCTGGCGGTATATAATCTGATCATGGGCCATCCGTTCGGAGGTTACGCTGCGTCAGAGTGGGGAATCTTCCTGCTACTCGCCATTGTGCCAACGATCTTTGGACATTATCTCTTCAACTGGCTGCTTCAATATATGAATGCCACAACGGTATCCATGGGCGTACTTGGGGAACCCGTATTCTCTTCGTTGCTGGCCTGGATGCTGCTCGGCGAATCCCTCAGTGCATTACAGATGTCTGCCGGGGTTGTCATTATATTCGGGGTATGGATCTTCATTCGATATGGCAAAACCAAACCTCAACCTATTCCTGCTGATGCTCCTATCGCTGGCAAAGGGCCTGTTGAACCTACCACGGTATAA
- a CDS encoding TetR/AcrR family transcriptional regulator — MDHEKMKNIIAEATWKIISEKGIHHATSRTIAKGAGLSQGALRHYFSKQESLLAFAMELVKEKVLTRLRNLNARELDPQERIVEYLLELVPTDEQTLLEMEVWFAFVSYGKTKKGFDANYVDLQNAIKNCIMYLKNEGLLRKTDEEKEQEKLYAFINGMALNLYLEPDKINRTRSKEMIQDYINWIIR, encoded by the coding sequence GTGGACCATGAGAAAATGAAGAATATTATCGCTGAAGCTACTTGGAAAATCATTAGTGAGAAAGGCATTCATCATGCAACGTCAAGAACGATTGCAAAGGGGGCCGGATTATCACAAGGCGCTTTAAGACATTACTTTTCAAAACAAGAGAGCCTATTAGCGTTTGCAATGGAGTTAGTTAAGGAAAAGGTACTTACTCGACTAAGAAATCTGAATGCAAGAGAACTGGACCCTCAAGAAAGAATTGTTGAATACTTGCTCGAACTAGTCCCGACGGATGAACAAACATTATTGGAAATGGAGGTTTGGTTTGCATTTGTAAGCTATGGTAAAACGAAAAAAGGGTTCGACGCCAATTATGTGGACCTCCAAAACGCAATCAAGAACTGCATCATGTACTTGAAAAATGAAGGTCTTCTGCGCAAAACCGATGAAGAGAAGGAACAAGAAAAGCTGTATGCCTTTATCAATGGGATGGCTCTCAATTTGTATTTAGAGCCGGATAAGATAAATAGAACACGAAGCAAAGAAATGATACAAGACTATATCAATTGGATTATTCGTTAA
- a CDS encoding winged helix-turn-helix transcriptional regulator: MPDISKKMLTQQLKELEYHDFVHREVYAQIPSKVEYSITEYGQLMKPVLQTMSDWGAGHMKHMESCTAKKTKKEQTHPNFGKSIPWGDRVTRES; the protein is encoded by the coding sequence ATTCCAGATATTTCGAAAAAGATGCTGACCCAGCAGTTAAAAGAACTGGAGTATCACGATTTTGTGCATCGTGAAGTATATGCCCAAATTCCGTCTAAGGTCGAATACTCGATTACGGAGTACGGACAGCTCATGAAACCTGTGCTCCAGACAATGAGCGACTGGGGCGCTGGCCATATGAAGCATATGGAAAGCTGTACGGCGAAGAAGACGAAAAAGGAGCAAACCCATCCGAACTTCGGAAAATCGATTCCTTGGGGTGATAGGGTGACAAGGGAGAGTTAG
- a CDS encoding sulfurtransferase, producing the protein MKNIVSMRWLLARMYEPDVVIADCRFLLGQTEAGRQAYEAGHIPGAVFLDLEKDLSSPVSAHGGRHPLPDPALLASRLSKAGIGSNSRIVAYDDQGGMNASRLWWLLRYIGHEQVYIMDEGFSAWKNAKFPVTTDVPVQIPASFEVNVQPAMLASAQDVQQASASGSSVLIDSRDARRYAGLEEPIDAKAGHIPGAVNYFWKDVLDWDGRWTDTGVLEERFSKLDKDGAIIVYCGSGVSACPNVIALEEAGFSNVKLYSGSWSDWISYEGNPVATGEE; encoded by the coding sequence ATGAAAAATATTGTATCCATGCGCTGGCTGCTCGCCAGAATGTATGAACCGGATGTGGTCATTGCAGATTGCCGATTCTTGCTCGGTCAAACGGAGGCTGGAAGACAAGCCTATGAAGCTGGACATATTCCAGGAGCTGTCTTTCTCGATTTGGAAAAAGATCTGTCTTCTCCTGTGTCTGCGCACGGAGGGCGTCACCCGCTTCCTGATCCGGCTCTTCTCGCAAGTCGTCTCTCCAAAGCTGGCATCGGCTCCAATAGTCGTATTGTTGCTTATGACGATCAAGGCGGGATGAATGCATCTCGGCTATGGTGGCTGCTGCGCTACATCGGTCATGAACAGGTGTATATCATGGACGAAGGTTTCTCCGCTTGGAAAAACGCCAAATTCCCGGTGACCACGGATGTGCCGGTTCAGATCCCGGCTTCTTTTGAGGTGAATGTGCAGCCAGCTATGCTGGCAAGTGCCCAGGATGTTCAGCAGGCTTCAGCAAGTGGCAGCTCCGTGTTAATCGACTCTCGCGATGCTCGCCGCTATGCGGGTCTGGAGGAACCGATTGATGCCAAGGCCGGACATATTCCGGGTGCGGTGAATTATTTTTGGAAAGATGTGTTGGATTGGGATGGACGTTGGACAGATACTGGCGTGTTAGAAGAGCGTTTCAGTAAGCTGGACAAGGATGGTGCGATTATCGTGTATTGCGGATCAGGCGTCTCGGCCTGCCCTAACGTGATTGCACTGGAAGAAGCGGGATTCTCGAATGTGAAATTGTATTCCGGAAGCTGGAGCGACTGGATTAGTTATGAGGGGAATCCGGTGGCAACGGGGGAAGAGTAG
- a CDS encoding DUF1801 domain-containing protein codes for MSMLENVKVAAVFEHYPNHIQQRLLFLRQLILDTALETEGIDHLEETLKWGEPSYVTKHGSTIRIAWKESNPQQYAMYFNCNTKLVATFKEVFSELNFEGNRAIVFNDNEEMPIDELKQCILLSLTYHYRKHLPMLGL; via the coding sequence ATGAGTATGCTTGAAAACGTAAAGGTAGCAGCGGTGTTCGAACATTATCCGAACCATATTCAGCAGAGGTTGTTGTTTCTACGCCAATTGATTCTGGACACAGCATTAGAAACAGAAGGCATTGACCACCTGGAAGAAACCCTGAAATGGGGTGAGCCTAGCTACGTCACAAAACATGGGAGCACAATCAGAATAGCTTGGAAAGAGTCAAATCCACAACAGTATGCAATGTATTTTAACTGCAACACTAAGCTTGTTGCTACATTCAAGGAAGTTTTTAGTGAACTTAACTTTGAAGGCAATCGGGCAATTGTGTTCAATGATAATGAGGAAATGCCGATAGATGAATTAAAACAATGCATTTTATTATCTCTCACTTATCATTACCGAAAACACCTTCCAATGCTTGGATTGTAA
- the adhP gene encoding alcohol dehydrogenase AdhP, whose protein sequence is MKAAVVTKDKRVSVEEKQLRPLKYGEALVQTEYCGVCHTDLHVKNADFGDVTGRILGHEGVGKVIQLGEGVTSLSIGDRVSIAWLFESCGHCEYCLTGRETLCRVVKNAGYTVDGAMAEQCIVTADYAVKVPDNLDPAAATSVTCAGVTTYKAVKVSNIKPGQWIGIFGIGGLGNLAVQYAKHVFNAKVIAFDISEDKLELALKVGADHVVNSLKEDPVSRAKELTNGYGLDATVVTAVAKTPFNQAIDVVKAGARVVAVGLPTDKMDLDIPRLVLDGIQVIGSLVGTREDLKEAFQFAAEGKVVPIVAKRQIEDINHIFKEMEQGKIQGRMVIDFTK, encoded by the coding sequence ATGAAAGCTGCAGTTGTGACAAAGGACAAGAGGGTCAGTGTAGAGGAAAAACAACTGCGCCCCCTGAAATATGGCGAAGCTCTCGTTCAAACTGAATATTGCGGAGTTTGTCACACGGATTTACACGTAAAAAATGCGGATTTTGGCGATGTTACGGGCAGGATTCTCGGTCATGAAGGCGTTGGAAAAGTCATTCAATTAGGGGAAGGGGTAACCAGCCTAAGCATCGGTGATCGAGTCAGCATTGCCTGGTTGTTCGAAAGCTGCGGTCACTGCGAGTATTGCTTGACCGGGCGGGAAACGCTGTGCCGTGTGGTCAAGAATGCAGGTTACACGGTAGATGGCGCAATGGCGGAACAATGCATCGTTACAGCCGATTATGCGGTAAAGGTACCGGATAATCTCGATCCTGCTGCTGCAACCAGCGTAACTTGTGCCGGGGTTACCACCTATAAAGCGGTGAAAGTAAGCAATATCAAACCTGGGCAGTGGATCGGGATTTTCGGCATCGGTGGTTTGGGTAACCTGGCTGTGCAGTATGCAAAACATGTGTTCAATGCCAAAGTCATAGCCTTTGACATCAGTGAAGACAAACTGGAATTGGCGCTGAAGGTCGGTGCCGACCATGTGGTTAACAGCTTGAAGGAAGATCCGGTCTCCAGAGCCAAAGAGTTAACGAACGGGTATGGACTGGATGCAACCGTAGTTACCGCTGTTGCGAAAACGCCTTTTAATCAAGCCATCGATGTTGTAAAAGCAGGCGCTCGGGTCGTCGCGGTAGGACTTCCGACGGACAAGATGGATCTTGATATTCCGCGTCTGGTTCTCGACGGCATACAAGTTATCGGCTCCTTGGTCGGCACGCGGGAAGACTTGAAGGAAGCTTTCCAGTTTGCCGCAGAAGGCAAAGTCGTTCCCATCGTAGCCAAACGTCAGATTGAAGACATTAACCACATCTTCAAGGAGATGGAGCAAGGCAAAATCCAGGGGCGCATGGTCATTGATTTTACGAAGTAA